In one Brevibacterium sp. CBA3109 genomic region, the following are encoded:
- a CDS encoding TetR/AcrR family transcriptional regulator, with the protein MARNSTDTKEKLLDAFEILLDEHGTSGATLDAVAAKAGVSKGGLLYHFGSKAELIKGSLERLSRLVDDDVESMKSAGDRLHLYYLETSAEVGTPLDRSLIAANCLSQENADAKNALRKTREAWFDVLNDHLGDPDMAMTIQLIGDGMYFNQNFGLSQDEALAHVKNVLARLGL; encoded by the coding sequence ATGGCACGCAACTCCACCGATACCAAAGAGAAGCTCCTCGACGCCTTCGAGATCCTGCTCGACGAACATGGTACTTCCGGGGCAACACTCGACGCGGTCGCGGCGAAGGCCGGAGTGTCCAAAGGCGGACTGCTGTACCACTTCGGGTCGAAGGCGGAGCTGATCAAGGGCAGCCTCGAACGTCTCAGCAGGCTGGTCGATGACGATGTCGAGTCCATGAAGTCAGCCGGCGATCGACTCCATCTCTACTACCTCGAGACGTCGGCCGAGGTCGGAACGCCTCTCGACCGCAGTCTCATCGCCGCCAACTGCCTGTCGCAGGAGAACGCGGATGCCAAGAACGCACTGCGCAAGACCAGGGAAGCCTGGTTCGACGTACTCAACGACCACCTCGGCGACCCCGACATGGCGATGACGATCCAGCTCATCGGCGATGGCATGTACTTCAACCAGAACTTCGGCCTGTCCCAGGACGAAGCCTTGGCCCATGTGAAGAACGTACTGGCGCGACTGGGGCTCTAG
- a CDS encoding helix-turn-helix transcriptional regulator, translated as MNEFSHESTSPELIHLLGHEERTPAHTHSRGHLVYPASGVLSLVTIDGSWIAPSNRVVWVPAGFEHQHRAHGATDMRVVFLPADMAEALIPRPAVLATTPLAREALLALTGPRKRTRESTDRLRFVAIDELTATGEQPLHLPEPRDDRLLAVTRLVEQDLSIPASLADLGRQVGASERTLTRLFQQETGMTFRQWRAELRVHRALLLLADGMSVYDTAAECGWANPGSFITVFTSLVGMTPGRYQHSVTSM; from the coding sequence ATGAATGAATTCAGCCACGAATCGACGAGTCCCGAGTTGATCCACCTCCTCGGACACGAAGAGCGGACCCCGGCCCACACCCATAGCCGGGGGCACCTGGTCTATCCGGCCTCGGGAGTGCTGTCCCTGGTCACGATCGACGGCTCATGGATCGCCCCATCGAACAGAGTCGTCTGGGTGCCCGCAGGTTTCGAACATCAGCACCGCGCTCATGGAGCGACGGACATGCGCGTCGTATTCCTCCCCGCGGACATGGCCGAGGCGCTGATTCCCCGTCCAGCCGTTCTGGCCACGACCCCGCTCGCCCGGGAGGCCCTGCTGGCGCTGACCGGGCCCAGAAAGCGGACGAGGGAGAGCACAGACCGTCTTCGCTTCGTCGCCATCGACGAACTGACCGCCACCGGTGAACAGCCGCTGCACCTGCCGGAACCTCGTGATGATCGGCTTCTGGCCGTGACCCGGCTGGTCGAACAGGACCTGTCGATCCCGGCCTCTCTCGCCGATCTCGGCCGGCAGGTGGGCGCCAGCGAACGCACACTGACCCGACTGTTCCAGCAGGAGACCGGAATGACGTTCCGGCAGTGGAGGGCCGAACTCAGGGTTCATCGCGCTCTCCTGCTGCTTGCCGACGGCATGAGCGTCTACGACACGGCGGCCGAATGCGGGTGGGCCAATCCGGGTTCGTTCATCACGGTCTTCACTTCATTGGTCGGGATGACTCCGGGCAGATACCAGCATTCGGTGACGTCAATGTGA
- a CDS encoding VOC family protein, which translates to MSNDTTGAVTGAAGSSGANVWPTFRYRDAKAAIAFLQNAFGFEIAAEYTSAGYPQHVDHAELRWPGGGGVMLGSARDDGGVMTKTGIATGSVYIATDQVEELYRRAIKAGATEVMGLNEQDYGSKDFSVQDPEGVLWNFGTYRGADPE; encoded by the coding sequence ATGTCGAACGACACCACCGGAGCGGTGACAGGTGCAGCGGGCAGCAGTGGAGCGAATGTCTGGCCGACGTTTCGCTACCGCGATGCGAAGGCCGCAATAGCGTTCCTGCAGAACGCCTTCGGCTTCGAAATCGCAGCCGAATACACGAGTGCCGGCTATCCCCAGCACGTTGATCACGCCGAACTGCGTTGGCCCGGAGGTGGGGGAGTCATGCTGGGCTCCGCGCGCGACGACGGCGGGGTGATGACGAAGACCGGTATCGCCACCGGCTCGGTCTATATCGCCACCGACCAGGTGGAAGAGCTCTACCGCCGTGCGATCAAGGCCGGTGCCACCGAGGTCATGGGACTGAATGAGCAGGATTACGGGTCCAAGGACTTCAGCGTCCAGGACCCCGAAGGCGTGCTGTGGAACTTCGGAACCTATCGGGGTGCTGACCCAGAGTAG
- a CDS encoding MFS transporter: MAEQCGPSLSTKTTVRYALGSLGTGGFATLPGLVLIYYLTDTLGIAALAAGAVVTLAKVWDVVIDPVIGGLSDRALQARGSRRAPMILGAIGLPFAFLATFSVPAGLPPLPAMVWVLIAFVLAATFFSLFQVPYIALPAELTSSYSARTHILTWRVVVLTAAILLFGGGGPEIRGLFSSPYLGYFVMALASGLVIFIGTAAAITIVPKPNPEMNGSLPTGHRGVSRPVNPPLLNHYRNSWKALKGSQPFRALLATFVLQGLTTGLMLASAQFVARWILDDEGAVTLLFICLIGPALLVAPAWKSVAGRWGKERAFAIASVLFLAANLCSVPLAWAPGYWIVAPIVVAGAAYAGMQTLPLAMLPDVIAVDARTRTARAGVLGGVWTAGETAGMALGATVLTVVLALSGYVESSAGVTVVQPDSAVLGIALSFSAVPAALMILSLVTLGRYRLRKEDVEYA; encoded by the coding sequence ATGGCTGAACAATGTGGGCCGAGCCTGTCGACGAAGACAACGGTCCGATACGCGCTCGGGTCTCTGGGGACCGGAGGCTTCGCCACGCTGCCGGGACTCGTCCTCATCTACTACCTCACCGACACACTCGGCATCGCGGCCTTGGCGGCAGGGGCCGTCGTGACTCTTGCGAAGGTGTGGGACGTCGTCATCGATCCCGTCATCGGCGGACTCAGCGACAGGGCACTCCAGGCTCGAGGGTCCAGGCGGGCACCGATGATCCTCGGTGCCATCGGACTGCCCTTCGCCTTCCTCGCCACCTTCTCGGTCCCCGCTGGGCTTCCGCCGCTGCCGGCGATGGTCTGGGTGCTCATCGCCTTTGTCCTCGCCGCCACCTTTTTCTCCCTGTTCCAAGTCCCCTACATCGCACTCCCGGCCGAGCTCACCTCGAGCTACTCCGCACGCACGCACATTCTGACCTGGCGCGTCGTCGTCCTCACCGCCGCGATACTGCTCTTCGGCGGGGGAGGACCGGAGATCAGGGGACTGTTCTCGAGTCCCTACCTGGGGTACTTCGTGATGGCTCTCGCCTCCGGACTCGTCATCTTCATCGGCACCGCAGCTGCCATCACGATCGTGCCGAAGCCGAACCCGGAGATGAACGGCTCGCTGCCGACCGGGCACCGGGGTGTCTCCCGACCCGTCAACCCTCCACTGCTCAATCACTACCGCAACAGCTGGAAGGCGCTCAAGGGCAGCCAGCCATTTCGTGCTCTCCTGGCCACCTTCGTCCTCCAGGGCCTGACGACGGGACTCATGCTCGCAAGCGCACAGTTCGTCGCCCGCTGGATCCTCGACGACGAAGGCGCGGTGACCCTCCTCTTCATCTGCCTCATCGGACCGGCGCTGCTCGTGGCTCCCGCATGGAAATCCGTGGCCGGGCGATGGGGCAAGGAACGAGCATTCGCCATCGCGAGCGTCCTCTTCCTCGCAGCCAACCTCTGCTCCGTTCCTCTGGCCTGGGCACCGGGATACTGGATCGTCGCCCCGATCGTCGTCGCCGGTGCCGCCTACGCCGGAATGCAGACTCTGCCCTTGGCGATGTTGCCCGACGTCATCGCCGTCGATGCCCGCACCCGCACCGCGCGTGCGGGAGTCCTCGGCGGCGTGTGGACGGCAGGAGAAACGGCAGGCATGGCGTTGGGTGCGACCGTGCTCACCGTCGTCCTGGCACTGAGCGGCTACGTCGAATCCTCGGCCGGGGTCACCGTGGTCCAACCAGACAGCGCCGTGCTGGGCATCGCGCTGTCGTTCTCGGCTGTCCCCGCCGCCCTCATGATCCTGAGCCTGGTGACGTTGGGCAGATACCGGCTGCGTAAGGAGGATGTCGAGTATGCCTGA
- a CDS encoding AraC family transcriptional regulator translates to MSPVPPDDLIRSPHPRVRPFVGDYVGYDISGAPAGTHLGLPSGTMTFFVAIGEPLQQYIPGSDTVEPFDVLLAGLHLKPTLIRHNGSMAGVQVNFSPFAPRIFFDMPAVEFAHHSLDLSDIARPIAVELHERVNAATSWPGRFDAIDDVLLRAAHGGGAPRTEVMESWRRFAHSHGDLPVSLVADEVGWSRRHLNGQFRAEFGIGPKEAARVVRFDRARRMIKSGRAPLAEVAAVCGYTDQSHLNRDFKLLTGTNPTVWFDDDPIVRRSRADGAAKFEERSL, encoded by the coding sequence ATGTCTCCGGTCCCGCCCGATGACCTGATCCGCAGCCCGCATCCGCGGGTGCGGCCTTTCGTCGGAGACTATGTCGGTTACGACATCTCGGGCGCTCCCGCGGGAACCCACCTCGGTCTGCCGTCAGGGACGATGACATTCTTCGTGGCGATCGGCGAACCGCTCCAGCAATACATCCCGGGTTCCGACACCGTGGAGCCGTTCGACGTGCTCTTGGCCGGGTTGCATCTGAAGCCCACGCTGATTCGGCACAACGGTTCGATGGCCGGCGTCCAGGTCAACTTCAGCCCATTCGCGCCGCGCATCTTCTTCGACATGCCCGCCGTCGAGTTCGCTCACCACTCCCTTGACCTCAGCGATATTGCACGGCCCATTGCCGTCGAACTTCATGAGCGCGTCAATGCCGCGACGTCCTGGCCCGGGCGCTTCGACGCTATCGACGATGTTCTTCTTCGCGCCGCCCATGGCGGTGGTGCTCCCCGAACTGAGGTGATGGAGTCCTGGCGGAGGTTCGCGCACAGTCACGGCGATTTGCCGGTCTCGCTCGTGGCAGACGAGGTCGGCTGGAGCAGGCGGCACCTCAACGGACAGTTTCGTGCCGAATTCGGCATCGGACCGAAGGAGGCAGCGCGAGTCGTCCGGTTCGACCGGGCCCGACGAATGATCAAGTCAGGGAGGGCGCCGTTGGCTGAGGTCGCGGCGGTCTGCGGCTACACCGACCAATCGCATCTCAATCGCGACTTCAAGCTGCTGACCGGTACGAACCCGACGGTGTGGTTCGACGATGACCCGATTGTGCGCCGTTCCAGGGCAGACGGTGCCGCGAAGTTCGAAGAGCGCTCACTCTAG
- a CDS encoding TetR/AcrR family transcriptional regulator — protein MERRPIRDMDWTKARDIRRDLESETKDALLAAARSVFSSQGFDSATIGDITAAADVSRPSFYVYFATKAEVFSVVAATLRDEILEAHHHPKPMADDPVLVVRASIEAFISIYVDNLELLDVIEKRAQTDPQVAEINAVIVGKPFRRILRQIISVRDSGLATPLVDEEYAAHLMDAVIVDAASATRKDRSRLDYYIDQATRVYFAIIGFTGDLTALDD, from the coding sequence ATGGAACGGCGGCCGATTCGAGATATGGATTGGACGAAGGCACGTGATATCCGACGAGACCTCGAGTCGGAGACGAAGGACGCGCTGCTTGCCGCTGCCCGGTCCGTGTTCTCCTCTCAAGGCTTCGACTCTGCGACGATCGGAGACATCACGGCCGCAGCAGACGTCTCGCGGCCCTCCTTCTACGTCTACTTCGCTACCAAAGCAGAGGTCTTCAGCGTCGTCGCGGCCACGTTGAGGGACGAAATCCTCGAAGCGCACCACCACCCGAAGCCGATGGCGGATGACCCAGTCCTCGTTGTGCGGGCGTCGATCGAAGCATTCATCAGCATCTACGTCGACAATCTTGAACTCCTCGACGTCATTGAGAAGCGGGCGCAGACAGATCCGCAGGTTGCAGAGATCAATGCGGTCATCGTCGGCAAGCCCTTCCGCCGCATCCTGCGACAGATCATCAGCGTTCGGGATTCCGGGCTCGCGACTCCGCTCGTCGATGAGGAATACGCGGCCCACCTCATGGACGCGGTCATCGTCGATGCCGCATCGGCGACGAGGAAGGACAGGAGCCGGCTGGATTACTACATCGATCAGGCCACCCGCGTCTATTTCGCCATCATCGGCTTCACCGGAGATCTCACCGCACTCGACGACTGA
- a CDS encoding MFS transporter has product MKRLDPNSELEFPLTADDAHTGEPPRRGKLVRAPGRLTVFILGAGLILIGLNLRIGVASVGPLLGNILGDLHLSATTASLLTTIPVFAFGAFAFLTPSLTRRFGMHRVLGAVMIILAAGIALRLHPSLLALFAGTVLVGAAIAVGNVLLPTAIKSDFSHRAGLMMGLYSTALFLGAALASGLTVPMLPLFDGSWRWAMGIWAVPAALAAVLWIPQMTRRGTAARPTGSATGNDAQPPFRAILTDPIAWAVTGFMGLQSMSYYAALTWVPAIFHDSGMPADTAGWMLSFSAFPAILTCLVTPAIAKRLRPRWAPVVFAVVLTGAAFVGLLLAPQAGGYLWMTLLGMGQGAAISLSLSYIVWRSPDTHHTGHVSTMAQGIGYLFAGMGPVGLGWLHASTGSWTAPLIALLVMLVLQLIAGTLASRDRYVGSRSPARTIIVPAASTEDQSRQGQ; this is encoded by the coding sequence ATGAAGAGACTTGACCCGAATTCCGAACTGGAATTCCCATTGACCGCAGATGATGCACACACCGGCGAGCCGCCTCGGCGGGGGAAGCTGGTGAGGGCGCCCGGCAGACTCACCGTCTTCATCCTGGGTGCGGGGCTCATCCTCATCGGGCTCAATCTGCGCATCGGGGTCGCCTCGGTCGGGCCACTGCTGGGCAACATCCTCGGCGACCTCCACCTCAGCGCAACGACCGCGAGCCTCTTGACGACGATCCCCGTGTTCGCCTTCGGCGCGTTCGCATTCCTCACTCCGAGTCTGACCCGGCGGTTCGGGATGCATCGTGTGCTCGGCGCCGTGATGATCATCCTGGCCGCCGGTATCGCCCTGCGGCTGCACCCGAGCCTTCTCGCGCTCTTCGCTGGAACGGTCCTCGTCGGCGCGGCCATCGCTGTCGGCAACGTCCTGCTGCCCACCGCGATCAAAAGCGACTTCTCGCATCGGGCTGGTCTGATGATGGGACTGTATTCGACGGCTCTGTTCCTGGGCGCTGCGCTGGCTTCCGGGCTGACAGTGCCGATGCTGCCGCTCTTCGACGGATCCTGGCGATGGGCCATGGGCATCTGGGCGGTGCCAGCGGCCTTGGCCGCAGTGCTGTGGATCCCGCAGATGACGAGGCGTGGAACTGCTGCGCGACCCACAGGCTCTGCGACCGGCAATGATGCCCAGCCGCCGTTCCGGGCGATCCTCACCGATCCGATCGCTTGGGCGGTCACCGGTTTCATGGGGCTGCAGTCGATGAGCTACTACGCTGCGCTGACGTGGGTGCCGGCGATCTTCCACGACAGCGGCATGCCTGCAGACACAGCGGGATGGATGCTCTCATTCTCCGCTTTTCCCGCGATCCTCACCTGTCTGGTCACGCCTGCCATTGCGAAGCGACTCAGGCCCCGGTGGGCTCCTGTCGTCTTCGCAGTCGTTCTCACCGGTGCCGCCTTCGTCGGTCTGCTCCTGGCACCGCAGGCCGGGGGGTATCTGTGGATGACGCTGCTGGGCATGGGCCAGGGTGCTGCAATCAGCCTGTCACTGTCCTATATCGTGTGGCGCTCACCGGATACGCATCACACCGGTCACGTCTCGACGATGGCCCAGGGAATCGGGTACCTGTTCGCCGGCATGGGCCCCGTCGGGCTGGGCTGGCTGCATGCCTCAACCGGCTCGTGGACCGCGCCCCTCATCGCTCTCCTCGTCATGCTGGTCTTGCAGCTGATCGCCGGCACACTGGCCAGTCGGGACCGATACGTCGGGTCGCGCTCGCCTGCCAGGACGATCATCGTTCCCGCAGCGTCGACGGAGGATCAGTCGCGGCAAGGTCAATGA
- a CDS encoding NAD(P)/FAD-dependent oxidoreductase, which translates to MTTTIDRQPLTADDIATGWFESFESALRSRDIDTAVKLFGDESFWRDLVAFTWNLTTVENHDGIRDLLAQNLARVSPTDFELAEPAETDDGVTTAWFTFATAVGRGKGLVRLIDTGGAGTKAWTLLTALQELKDHEEPQGPRRPKGAEHGVDPTRKSWSEKLAEEDAAWGETAQPYTLVVGGGQGGIALGARLRQLGVPALVIDRWERPGDQWRSRYKSLCLHDPVWYDHLPYLKFPENWPVFAPKDKIADWLEFYTKVMEIPYWSSTRATSAKFDEKTKQWTVEVERDGEKLTLKPTHLVMATGMSGKPNVPTFPGSDVFQGEQQHSSQHPGPDAYAGKKVVVIGSNNSAFDICGALYENDADVTMVQRSSTHIVKSDSLMDIGLGDLYSEKALANGVTTEKADLTFASLPYRIMHEFQIPLYEQMKERDKDFYQRMADAGFDLDFGDDDSGMFLKYLRRGSGYYIDVGSAELIADGKVKLAKGNVDHLTSDSVVLADGTELPADLVVYATGYGSMNGWVADLIDQETADMVGKCWGLGSDTTKDPGPWEGEQRNMWKPTQQENLWFQGGNLHQSRHYSLYLALQLKARFEGIETPVYGLQEVHHLA; encoded by the coding sequence ATGACAACGACGATTGACCGCCAGCCGCTCACAGCCGACGACATCGCAACCGGATGGTTCGAGAGCTTCGAATCCGCACTGCGCAGCCGTGACATCGATACTGCGGTAAAACTGTTCGGCGACGAGAGCTTCTGGCGCGACCTCGTGGCCTTCACCTGGAACCTCACGACCGTCGAAAACCATGACGGGATCAGAGACCTGCTGGCCCAGAACCTCGCCAGAGTCTCACCCACCGACTTCGAACTGGCTGAGCCAGCAGAGACCGACGACGGCGTGACCACAGCATGGTTCACCTTCGCCACCGCAGTGGGGAGGGGTAAGGGACTTGTCCGTCTCATTGACACAGGGGGTGCCGGCACCAAGGCATGGACGCTGCTGACCGCACTGCAGGAGCTCAAAGACCATGAGGAGCCTCAGGGCCCGCGGCGGCCCAAGGGTGCCGAACACGGCGTCGATCCCACGCGCAAGAGCTGGTCGGAGAAGCTGGCGGAAGAGGATGCAGCCTGGGGTGAGACCGCCCAGCCGTACACGCTTGTCGTCGGTGGGGGACAGGGCGGCATCGCACTGGGTGCACGCCTGCGCCAGCTGGGAGTCCCGGCGCTCGTCATCGATCGGTGGGAGCGACCGGGCGACCAGTGGCGATCACGGTACAAGTCGCTGTGCCTGCACGACCCGGTCTGGTATGACCACCTGCCCTACCTCAAGTTCCCGGAGAACTGGCCGGTGTTTGCTCCCAAAGACAAGATTGCGGACTGGTTGGAGTTCTACACCAAGGTGATGGAGATTCCGTACTGGTCGTCGACAAGGGCGACCTCGGCGAAGTTCGATGAGAAGACCAAGCAGTGGACGGTCGAGGTCGAACGTGACGGTGAGAAGCTCACGCTCAAGCCGACCCATCTGGTCATGGCCACTGGAATGTCCGGCAAACCCAACGTTCCGACCTTCCCAGGCTCGGACGTCTTCCAGGGCGAGCAGCAGCACTCCTCACAGCACCCGGGGCCCGATGCCTATGCGGGTAAGAAGGTCGTCGTCATCGGGAGCAACAACTCGGCCTTCGACATCTGCGGGGCGCTGTACGAGAACGACGCCGACGTGACGATGGTCCAGCGTTCGAGCACGCACATCGTCAAGAGCGATTCGCTCATGGATATCGGTCTTGGCGACCTCTACTCGGAGAAGGCTCTTGCCAACGGTGTGACTACCGAGAAGGCGGACCTCACGTTTGCGTCCCTGCCCTACCGGATCATGCACGAATTCCAGATCCCCCTCTACGAACAGATGAAGGAGAGGGACAAGGACTTCTACCAGCGGATGGCCGACGCCGGGTTCGACCTTGACTTCGGTGATGACGACTCGGGGATGTTCCTCAAGTACCTGCGCCGCGGTTCGGGCTACTACATCGACGTCGGCTCGGCGGAACTCATCGCCGATGGCAAGGTGAAGCTGGCCAAAGGCAACGTTGATCACCTGACCTCTGATTCCGTGGTCCTCGCCGACGGCACCGAACTGCCCGCTGACCTTGTGGTCTACGCGACCGGATACGGGTCGATGAACGGCTGGGTCGCCGACCTCATCGATCAGGAGACGGCGGACATGGTCGGCAAGTGCTGGGGCCTGGGCTCGGATACGACGAAGGATCCCGGCCCGTGGGAGGGCGAGCAGCGCAATATGTGGAAGCCCACTCAGCAGGAGAATCTGTGGTTCCAGGGTGGGAACCTGCACCAGTCACGGCATTACTCGCTGTATCTGGCACTCCAACTCAAGGCTCGGTTCGAGGGGATCGAGACGCCTGTGTACGGGCTGCAGGAAGTGCATCACTTGGCGTAA
- a CDS encoding pyridoxal phosphate-dependent decarboxylase family protein → MPDDAGTNRGKSQVGPDARSAEILARLKSMRQQDAPTHGGRVLSYVYDPGSDILDELAGKAMELARPLNGLDPTTFPSIAQMEKELTRFAIGLTGGRVGRIFGSVTSGGTESCLLAVKTARDLWRSAHPDSTLRPRLLTSTTVHAAFQKAAKAFDLDWDPVPVGPDGRVRARDVLGRLGDDVALVVLSAPAYPTGAIDPIAEVARRTRERGIALHVDACFGGLALPWWGTDEQWDFSIPGVTSISADFHKFGYAPKGVSVLMHRGRKRHRAQFFATSSWPAYPVVNPTLLGSKSASPLAAAWAIVSYLGQEGYAEAVASCRKSTEAIIAAVDGIDGLQVWGRPTGPALALIADTSVPTARRVDPHRLADAAVAAGFRLQHQPGFTQSDGTRLPRSVHLTITPVTETVLPELLTTVSQAADRVRGRRPHNASLAGRLARMLYPSPKRPGPGVCAMLLRLSGAGSGVPGKMAGLMALIEALPAPVTEALLTELLARTSED, encoded by the coding sequence ATGCCTGATGATGCAGGTACGAACCGGGGCAAATCACAGGTGGGGCCCGACGCGAGGTCCGCTGAAATCCTCGCCCGCCTGAAATCGATGAGGCAGCAGGACGCACCGACCCACGGCGGGAGGGTCCTGTCCTACGTCTACGACCCGGGCAGCGACATCCTCGACGAGCTGGCGGGCAAAGCCATGGAACTCGCCCGTCCACTCAACGGTCTCGACCCGACGACGTTCCCCTCGATCGCGCAGATGGAGAAGGAGCTCACCCGCTTCGCCATCGGCTTGACCGGAGGCAGGGTCGGAAGGATCTTCGGATCGGTCACCAGCGGAGGAACAGAATCCTGCCTACTCGCTGTCAAGACGGCACGCGACCTGTGGCGCTCGGCCCACCCGGACTCCACCCTCAGGCCGCGACTGCTGACCTCGACGACCGTTCACGCTGCGTTCCAGAAGGCGGCCAAGGCCTTCGACCTTGACTGGGATCCTGTCCCGGTCGGTCCGGACGGCAGGGTCCGTGCCCGTGACGTCCTCGGCCGGCTCGGCGATGATGTCGCCCTCGTCGTGCTCTCGGCCCCGGCCTACCCGACCGGGGCCATCGATCCCATCGCCGAGGTGGCCCGCCGTACTCGTGAACGTGGGATCGCGCTGCACGTCGACGCCTGTTTCGGTGGACTGGCGCTGCCCTGGTGGGGCACCGATGAACAGTGGGACTTCTCGATCCCCGGCGTCACCAGCATCTCCGCGGACTTCCACAAATTCGGCTACGCACCGAAGGGTGTCTCCGTGCTGATGCACCGCGGGCGCAAGCGACACCGCGCGCAGTTCTTCGCCACGAGCTCATGGCCGGCCTACCCGGTCGTCAACCCGACACTGCTCGGCTCGAAATCGGCCTCGCCCCTGGCCGCAGCCTGGGCGATCGTGTCCTATCTGGGGCAGGAGGGCTACGCCGAGGCGGTCGCCTCCTGCCGCAAGTCGACCGAAGCGATCATCGCGGCCGTCGACGGCATCGACGGGCTCCAGGTATGGGGTCGGCCCACCGGGCCGGCACTCGCACTCATCGCCGACACCAGTGTCCCCACTGCTCGACGGGTCGATCCGCACCGTCTCGCCGACGCAGCAGTCGCGGCGGGCTTCCGACTCCAGCACCAGCCTGGGTTCACCCAGTCAGACGGCACGCGATTGCCGCGCAGTGTTCATCTGACCATCACCCCGGTCACGGAGACCGTGCTGCCAGAACTGCTGACCACGGTCTCGCAGGCGGCCGACCGTGTGCGCGGGAGACGACCCCACAATGCGTCACTGGCTGGCCGTCTGGCCAGGATGCTCTACCCGAGTCCGAAGCGACCCGGGCCCGGCGTCTGCGCCATGCTGCTGCGACTCAGCGGCGCCGGCAGCGGCGTCCCGGGCAAGATGGCTGGACTCATGGCACTCATCGAAGCACTTCCCGCACCGGTGACCGAGGCTCTGCTGACGGAATTGCTCGCCCGCACCAGCGAAGACTGA
- a CDS encoding GAF domain-containing protein: MPQLDLAHLARDLSRIHDAVITGGSPPEQPRALVARSWKRMLRLGLDPAGGNRRILSAEADVESRRHRSKLRLIVDELRAVLLRMPDAATFILVVTDAEGVILWRDGASAAQRQADGLGFVEGAHWSESVVGTNAIGTALAEEAPVQLFSAEHFETSQHPWYCSAVPVHDPSDGRLLGVVDISGPALTLHPAVQSLVTTAVRLAQARLSLIQQDQLSSLRKRMSTVLSGSRGPALVVDDDGWVAYQQGVRSQDRVEAPASDRTILIPGAGLCLPEKISGGWLLRPSGEIESSPVSVTLRQMAAQDVLEVDSSTDPLVIPLTPRRAQILAAITSAGSAGVTAAELSRTLYGDADHQVTVRAEVSRLRRSIGALLATQPYRWAEGVTARFGGAASSTS, encoded by the coding sequence ATGCCTCAGCTCGACCTGGCGCATCTTGCCCGGGATCTGTCCCGCATTCACGATGCTGTGATCACCGGTGGTTCACCGCCGGAGCAGCCGCGAGCGCTCGTTGCGCGTTCGTGGAAGAGAATGCTGCGTCTGGGGTTGGATCCAGCGGGCGGCAATCGCCGAATTCTATCCGCCGAGGCGGACGTCGAGTCCCGGAGGCACCGTTCGAAGCTGCGCCTCATCGTCGATGAGCTCAGGGCCGTGCTGCTGAGAATGCCCGATGCTGCGACCTTCATTCTGGTGGTCACCGACGCCGAGGGTGTGATCCTCTGGCGCGACGGCGCCAGTGCTGCCCAGCGGCAGGCTGACGGCCTCGGTTTCGTCGAGGGCGCTCACTGGTCGGAATCCGTGGTGGGCACCAATGCCATTGGTACGGCGCTGGCCGAAGAGGCTCCCGTCCAACTGTTCTCCGCCGAGCATTTCGAGACCTCACAGCACCCTTGGTACTGCAGCGCCGTCCCGGTGCACGATCCCAGTGATGGCCGACTCCTGGGCGTCGTCGACATCAGCGGGCCCGCACTGACTCTCCACCCCGCCGTTCAATCATTGGTCACAACGGCGGTTCGACTGGCTCAGGCACGCCTGTCTCTCATTCAGCAGGATCAGCTGAGCAGTCTGCGCAAACGCATGTCCACAGTGCTCAGCGGCAGCCGGGGACCGGCGCTCGTCGTCGATGATGACGGCTGGGTCGCCTACCAGCAGGGTGTCCGGAGCCAGGATCGGGTCGAGGCACCCGCGTCCGATAGGACGATCCTCATCCCTGGTGCCGGACTGTGTCTGCCGGAGAAGATCTCCGGCGGCTGGCTGCTGCGACCCTCGGGCGAGATCGAGAGCAGCCCGGTCTCGGTGACTCTCCGGCAGATGGCTGCGCAGGATGTGCTCGAAGTCGATTCGAGTACCGATCCACTCGTCATTCCGCTCACGCCGCGGCGTGCACAGATCCTGGCCGCGATCACCTCGGCGGGCTCCGCGGGGGTCACGGCCGCCGAACTCAGCCGAACGCTCTACGGTGATGCCGACCATCAGGTCACGGTCCGCGCCGAGGTGTCCCGACTGCGGCGCTCGATCGGCGCCCTCTTGGCGACTCAGCCCTACCGCTGGGCCGAGGGAGTGACCGCGCGGTTCGGCGGGGCGGCTTCGTCCACGTCCTGA